The region CATCTATGATATCTGACGATATTAATGGCCATAATATATCCAGTTTACTAAAAGATCTGGTTAATTACGTTTACAATACACGCAATTGCAAGTTGATGCTGGTAGGCGATACTGCCCAGCTCCCGCCTGTAGGAACGGATGAAAGCCCGGCGCTGGACGCTGCTTTAATGAAAGACCAGTTTATGCTTGATATTTATAGTTACGAGATGACCCACGTGCTGCGCCAGCAGCAGGACTCCGGCATTCTGTTTAATGTTACTAAGGTTCGAGACATGATACGCGAAGGGCTGGAGCAAATGCCACGAATAGTGACAAAAGGTTATAAGGATGTTTACCGCATGCGCGGCGATATGCTGGAAGAAGGCCTTAACTATGCCTACCGCAAGTATGGATATGATGGGGCGCTGGTAATATGCCGCAGCAACAAAAATGCTAACCTGTATAACCGCCAGATACGTGGACGGATTTTATATCGCGAAGAAGAACTTACCGGCGGCGACCAACTGATGATTGTACGCAACAACTACTTCTGGTTGCAGGATCAGGAGGAGGGAAGTACGGGATTTATTGCCAACGGCGATATAGCTCGCGTGAGAAAGGTGAGAAGGATTGAAGATATGTACGGATTCCGCTTTGCTGATGTGCAGTTAGAGTTTATAGACTACGCAGAAGATCCTATTATGGATTGCAAAATACTGCTGGATACAATGTATACCGATGCGCCTGCATTGCCTCCTGCAGAGCAAAAGCGCCTTTATATGGAAGCAATGAAGGACTATGAACACATACCCAGTAAAAAGAGCAAGCACGATGAACTAAAAAAGAACCCGTACTACAATGCGCTGCAAGTGAAGTTTGCTTATGCCATTACCTGCCATAAAGCGCAAGGCGGGCAATGGGGTGCTGTTTTTGTTGATCAGGGTTACTTAACAGAAGAGATGGTGAACACCGATTTCCTTCGTTGGTTCTACACGGCTTGTACCAGGGCTACCGATGAGCTATTTCTTGTCAACTTTAATGATCTCTTTTTTGCCGACCAGCCAGAGGTATAATAAAATCAGTGGCTGGTTGGGTTGTGTGGTGTATGGATAAACTTCTTGTTGGCACCCTTAAGTTTAAACAACAGCATGACCATAGTAAAGAAGATCAAAGGGAGCTTCATTACAGCGCCTAACAATTTACCGTTAAAGAATTGTCCCGGTATAGCCACTAAGATGCCGATGTAGCATAATGCAGTTGCAGTAGCCCAGGCCTGCCAGGTAGGGCCGACGCCGGGGAAGATGATAGACACCAGCAGCATAAACGGCATTAAGCCAAGCATCAATATCCTGGGTAATATGGCTGTTTGATAGATTTCGTTAAAGTAGTCGAAATTACCGCGTCTAAATAGCTCTGTAAAGCCAGTAGCACCGTAAGTTTTAAGCAGGTTAAATTGAGCAGATAACCACCTGCGCCGTTGTTTTTTAAATACCTCTGGGTTGCTTACTTTTTCATCATAAATCAGCGCGGCGTCAGCATACGCTACATGTATTTTCTGGCGGGTAAGTACCAGGCCCATTTCTTTGTCAAAGCCGCCGACGGCATCTATTTTGGCCATAGTGTCCTTAAACAACCGGTACTCAAGCGCCATGCCTGATCCTATTATTGCCGCGGACAAATTAAATACACGCTGCGCTTTGCGGAAAATGTGATTATTTACTTCTTCACTTATTGCGTCCAGTATGGCTACAGGTGTCTCTGTGTTTTTGGCTACACGATGGCCCTGTATTACTACATCGCCAGCATAAAGATAATTGTTGATATGATGCAGATAATCCGGGGCGGCAATATTGTCAATGTCAAATACCACGGCGGCATCGAAACCTTCTTCCGTGTTAGCTATGCCTTTGTGCAATGCTTTTGACTTGGTGCTGCTCTCAAAAACCACCTCAACCACTTGCAACGGCATCTCTTTAAGCTTTACAATTGTCTCCGGCTGCATAGAATCGGCTATCACACACACATGGAACTTGTCCTTGGGGTAATCAATTGTAAGTGCCTGTGCTGCGGAATTCAGTATTATAGCGTCCTCTTTATAAGCGCAGATATAAATTACAAACTTCTTAAATCCGCGGGCAACCGGTGGTGCCTTTTTGATGATTAGCTTACCGGTAACTGAGAATACGAACAGGTATAAGCT is a window of Mucilaginibacter terrenus DNA encoding:
- a CDS encoding ATP-dependent DNA helicase; the protein is MPTSEQISKAFPFEPTPQQQELFTKLHTFLLSDDGNECFILRGYAGTGKTTVVSALVKALAAYNYKSVLLAPTGRAAKVITNYSGRKAFTIHKKIYRKRSAMNMDEAFLLNENMHANTLFIIDEASMISDDINGHNISSLLKDLVNYVYNTRNCKLMLVGDTAQLPPVGTDESPALDAALMKDQFMLDIYSYEMTHVLRQQQDSGILFNVTKVRDMIREGLEQMPRIVTKGYKDVYRMRGDMLEEGLNYAYRKYGYDGALVICRSNKNANLYNRQIRGRILYREEELTGGDQLMIVRNNYFWLQDQEEGSTGFIANGDIARVRKVRRIEDMYGFRFADVQLEFIDYAEDPIMDCKILLDTMYTDAPALPPAEQKRLYMEAMKDYEHIPSKKSKHDELKKNPYYNALQVKFAYAITCHKAQGGQWGAVFVDQGYLTEEMVNTDFLRWFYTACTRATDELFLVNFNDLFFADQPEV
- a CDS encoding glycosyltransferase; the protein is MIELIRFIFWLLFSLVFIYLGVYSLYLFVFSVTGKLIIKKAPPVARGFKKFVIYICAYKEDAIILNSAAQALTIDYPKDKFHVCVIADSMQPETIVKLKEMPLQVVEVVFESSTKSKALHKGIANTEEGFDAAVVFDIDNIAAPDYLHHINNYLYAGDVVIQGHRVAKNTETPVAILDAISEEVNNHIFRKAQRVFNLSAAIIGSGMALEYRLFKDTMAKIDAVGGFDKEMGLVLTRQKIHVAYADAALIYDEKVSNPEVFKKQRRRWLSAQFNLLKTYGATGFTELFRRGNFDYFNEIYQTAILPRILMLGLMPFMLLVSIIFPGVGPTWQAWATATALCYIGILVAIPGQFFNGKLLGAVMKLPLIFFTMVMLLFKLKGANKKFIHTPHNPTSH